In the genome of Bacillus thuringiensis, the window AGAGTTACATATAAAAGAACCGATGAATGCTCTAGATTATGTGAAACATGCAGGCTCTATTTTCCTTGGGGCATATGCGCCTGAACCGCTCGGGGATTATTTGGCGGGACCGAATCATGTATTACCAACGAGCGGAACGGCAAGATTTTTTTCTCCGTTATCAGTCGATAATTTTGTGAAAAAATCAAGTTTTATTTCTTATACGGAGGAAGCATTAAAAAATGTACAGCATCATATTGTAGAGCTTGCAAATAAAGAAGGGTTACATGCACATGCGAGAGCAATCCAAATAAGGTTTGAGGAGGGAAAATAATGCGTCAGTCCAGTCAAGTACGTGAGACGACAGAAACAAAAATTAAATTAAGTTTGCAGCTTGATGAAAGTACGAATGTATCTATTCAAACGGGGGTTGGTTTTTTCGATCATATGCTGACTTTATTTGCTAGGCATGGAAGATTTGGATTGCAAGTTGAGGCAGAAGGTGATGTATTTGTCGATGCACATCACACCGTTGAAGATATTGGAATTGTACTCGGAAATTGCTTGAAAGAAGCATTGCAAAATAAAGAGAGAATTAATCGTTACGGTTCAGCGTATGTACCGATGGATGAATCTTTAGGATTTGTCGCAATTGATATAAGTGGACGCTCATATTGTGTATTTCAAGGGGAATTAACAAATCCGAAGCTCGGGGATTTTGATACAGAATTGACGGAAGAATTTTTTAGAGCAGTTGCACATGCTGCCAATATTACATTACATGCGCGCGTTCTATACGGAAGTAATACACATCACAAAATTGAAGCATTATTTAAAGCTTTTGGTAGAGCGCTTAGAGAAGCGGTCGAAAAAAATGCCAACATTACTGGTGTAAATTCAACGAAAGGGATGTTGTAATTGATTGCCATTATAGATTATGGAATGGGGAATATTCGTAGTGTAGAGCAAGCATTAACATATATTGGGGCAGAGCACATTGTAACGAGTGACAAAGAAGAGATATTGAGAAGCGATGGCGTGATTTTACCAGGAGTAGGTGCATTTCCGAAAGCGATGGAAGTATTAGAAGAAAGAGATTTAGTGTGTGTACTAAAAGAAGTTTGTGATATAGGAAAACCACTCCTCGGTATATGTTTGGGCATGCAGCTTTTATTTGACCGAAGTGAGGAACTAAAAGATTGTAGTGGGTTAGGTTTACTACCAGGGGAAATTCGTAAGTTAAAAGTTTCGTATAAAATTCCTCATATGGGATGGAATGAATTAAGGAAGGAAAGAGAATTTCCGCTTTGGAATGGATTAGTGGATGGTTCTTTCGTGTATTATGTTCACTCATATTACGCGGATTGTCCAGATGAAATTGTATGCGGAGTAAGTGATTATGGAATACAAGTACCAGGGTTTGTAGCGAAAGGAAATGTATTTGGTGCACAGTTTCATCCAGAAAAAAGTGGTGAAATTGGCATGCAAATATTAAAAAATTTTCAAGGGGTGGTAGAAACATGGAAGTCTTCCCAGCTATCGATTTAAAAGAAGGAAGATGCGTTAGACTTTATCAAGGAGAGTTTAGTAAAGAAATGGTGATGAATGAAGATCCGGTAGCGCAGGCAATCATATTTGAAAAGCTTGGAGCGGAAATACTACACATTGTTGATTTAGACGGTGCAATTGCTGGCGAGTCGTTAAATTTGCCTGTCATTGAAAAAATCTGTAAGGCGGTACGCATTCCTATGCAAGTTGGAGGAGGAATTCGTTCACTTGTAGCGGTGGAGAAGTTATTGTCAGTAGGTGTAGAAAAAGTGATTTTAGGAACAGCAGCTCTTTATGATAAGTCATTTTTAGAGGAAGCAGTTCGTCTATATAAAGAGAAAATCATTGTTGGAATTGATGCGAAAAATGGTTTCGTAGCAACGAGAGGTTGGCTTGATCTGTCTGAAATTTCTTATATTAATTTAGCGAAACAAATGGAAAGTTTAGGTGTTCAAACGATTGTGTTTACAGACATTTCGAAAGACGGGACGCTTGCAGGGCCAAATTTTGAACAATTGGCGTTACTTCAAAAAAGTGTGGGTATTCGTCTCATTGCCTCTGGAGGAGTGGCATCTATTCAAGATGTGAAAAAGTTAAATGATATGAATATATATGGTGTCATAATTGGAAAGGCGCTTTACGAGAAAACGATTGATTTAGAAGAAGTGTTACAGGTAACGAAGTTATGTTAGCGAAACGAATTATTCCATGTTTAGATGTGAAAGAAGGGCGAGTCGTAAAGGGTGTAAATTTTATAGGATTACAAGATGTCGGTGATCCGGTTGAAATAGCTGAAGCATATAACGAGGCAGGGGCAGATGAAATCGTATTTTTAGATATTACGGCGACCCATGAAGGAAGAAAAACGATTATAGATGTTGTAGAAAAAACAGCAGCAAAAGTATTTATTCCTCTTACGGTTGGCGGGGGGATTTCAAGTGTGAAAGATATGTACAATTTACTAAGAGTTGGAGCAGACAAAGTTTCAATAAACTCAGCGGCAGTGCGAAACCCGAAGCTAATCGAAGAAGGGGTAGAACACTTTGGATCACAATGTATTGTCGTGGCAATTGACGCTAGAAAAGTAGCAGAAGATAAATGGAACGTATACGTCAACGGCGGAAGAGTTGATACAGGAATGGATGCCATAGAATGGGCGAAGCGTGTTGTTAAGCTCGGGGCGGGTGAAATTTTGTTAACGAGTATGGATGCAGATGGAACGAAAAGTGGATATGACCTTCGTTTAACAGAAGAAATTTCAAAAAGTGTTTCCATTCCAGTCATCGCATCAGGGGGCTGTGGTCATACGGATCACATTGTAGAAGTTTTTCAAAAGACAACAGTTGATGCAGCGTTAGCGGCATCCATATTTCATTATGGTGAGGCGACAGTGCAGAGTGTAAAGCGAAAATTAAGAGATGCAAATGTTGAGGTGCGGTTATGAAACCTAATTTTTCAAAAGGATTAATACCAGCAATTGTCATCGAAGAAGGTACGAAAGAAGTTTTAATGCTAGCTTATATGAATGAAGAAGCATATGAAAAAACGTTGGAGACGAAAAGAACATGGTTTTATTCTCGTTCGAGGCAGTCGTTATGGAATAAGGGAGAAACATCAGGGAATGTCCAATATGTGCAATCTCTATACTTAGATTGTGATCACGATTCAATTGTCGTGAATGTGAAACAAGTAGGACCTGCTTGTCATACGGGGGAGAAGACATGCTTTCACTATCAAATTATATAGGGGGATACATATGGAAAATGCCTTTAAGTTGCTGTATAAAACAATTGAAGAACGAAAGGAAAGCCCACTTCCTGAATCATATACAAATTATTTATTTTCAAAAGGAGAAGATAAAATTTTAAAGAAAATTGGTGAAGAGTGCGCTGAAGTAATTATCGCATGTAAAAATAATGATAAAGAAGAAGTAGTGAAAGAAATGGTTGATGTATTTTATCACTGTTTCGTTTTATTAGCTGAAAAAAATATTGCATTGGAAGATGTCATGCGAGAGGTGAAAGAACGAAATGGAAAGCTTTCGAGAGTTGGGGATAGAAGGGAAATAGATACATTATAAGGAGGAATGTATATGAAAGTAGATTATCATCTTCACTTAGAAGAAGGACCGTATTCAATAAGATGGCTTGCTAAAATAAATGAAGCATTGGAATGTTATGAACCGCTTCAAGAAAGGCATTCTATTGATTGGCTTATGAAAACACAAGAGCGTTTGCAAAAGCGTGTGAAGGAGGGGCCATTTACAAGAGAATGGATGGATCTCTATTTAGAAGAAGCTGTGCGAAAAGGAATAAAAGAAGTGGGAATTGTTGATCATCTATATCGTTTTCATGAAGCGAAAGGATATTATGAAAAATATGTAGATATTAGTGATTCTAGGCTTGGTCGTATACAGAAGGAATGGTTAGATCAAGTAAGGGTAGTTTCACTGTATGATTTTACAAAGGCAATTGAAGAGGCGAAAGAACGATGGAGTAAAAGAGGTGTCACGCTTAAACTTGGAATTGAAGCGGATTATTTTACCGGTTGTGAAGGAGAGTTAAAAGAATTATTAGGGCTAGGAGACTTTGATTATGTAATTGGTTCCGTTCATTTTCTAAATGGCTGGGGATTTGATAATCCAGATACGAAAGAATATTTTGAAGAGCATGACCTACGAGCATTATATGATACGTTTTTTAAAACGGTTGAGAGTGCGATTCGTACCGAGTTATTTGATATTATCGCTCATCTTGATAATATAAAGGTATTTAATTATCGATTGGATGAGAATGAACAGCTTTCTTATTATAAGGAAATTGCCTCTGCGTTAGTAGAAAAGAATACGGCAACAGAAATAAATGCAGGATTGTATTATCGTTATCCTGTTCGTGAAATGTGCCCAAGTCCACTATATTTACAAGTATTAGCTAAGTATGGTGTTCCAATTACGATTTCTTCGGATGCCCATTATCCAAATGATTTAGGAAACTATGTACAAGAAAATGTACAAACATTACGAGCTCACGGTGTTACTCAGGTTGCAACATTTACGAAGCGAGCAAGAGTAATGAGGTCGATTGGAGAAGAAGTAACAAATTCAAAATGAAACGCGATTTTTTGATGAAAACCGTCCTTTTTGTTCAAAATAAGAAAGAATGAAAAGGAGGGTAAGAAATGGCGAAACAACAAAATAAACAAAATGTACAAGGTGCACAGCAACAAGCTTATACTTCTGAAACGAATGCTGCATCTCAATCGGTTATTGAGGAGCAAATTAGCGATACGGTTGCAGAAGGAACTATTGATGTGAAGCTCGGAAAAGAATCGCAGGAAAAAGCGTAAGAAGAGGGGAGAGTTGCATCTCCTCTTTTTTTATGGAAAAGTGTCGATTTTCAAAACTATAATCAAATTCCTTGGTTTTTATATGTGGATTTCTTACAATGAAATATAAGAGATATCTTATTTTCTATAGAAGAGGTGTTAGTAGTGGCAAAAATATTAGTAGCGGGAAAAATTCCGGAAATTGGATTAGAACTATTAAGAGATCATGATGTAGAAATGTACGATAAAGAGGAGTTAATTTCTATAGATGAATTAACAGAGCGTGTAAAAGATAAAGATGCATTGTTAAGTTTACTTTCGACAAAAGTGCCAAAAGAAGTTATTGATGCGGCACCTCATTTAAAGATTGTTGCAAACTATGGTGCTGGTTACGACAATATTGATTACACGTATGCGGGCGAAAAAGGAATTGCAGTAACGAATACACCGAAAGTATCAACGGAAGCGACTGCAGAATTAACATTTGCACTTCTTTTAGCAGCGGCGCGTAGAATTCCTGAAGGGGATACGTTATGTCGTACGACTGGATTTAACGGGTGGGCACCGTTATTTTTCTTAGGAAGAGAAGTCCACGGTAAGACAATTGGAATTATTGGTCTTGGAGAAATCGGGAAGGCTGTTGCAAAACGTGCGAAAGCATTTGGAATGGATGTTTTATATACAGGGCCAAATCGTAAACTTGAAGCTGAAAGTGAACTGGGAGCAACGTATGTGACGTTGGAAGAATTATTACAAACAGCAGACTTTATTACAATTAACTGTGCTTATAATCCAAAATTACATCATATGATTGATGAAAAGCAGTTTAAAATGATGAAGAACACAGCGTATATTGTAAATGCTTCACGTGGACCAATTATGAATGAAGCAGCACTTGCTCATGCATTAAAAACGAATGAAATTGAAGGGGCAGCTCTTGATGTGTTTGAATTTGAACCGAAAATTACAGAAGAGTTAAAAGGATTAAAGAATGTAGTACTTGCTCCACACGTAGGGAATGCAACATTTGAAACTCGTGATGCGATGGCTGAAATGGCTGTCAGAAATATTATAGCTGTATTAAATGGCGAAGAGCCAGTAACACCTGTAAATCAAAAGGTATTAGTTACAAAATAAAAAGAAACCTTCCGGACTCGGAAGGTTTCTTATTTTTCTTTATTCGTTTTTTTAGAAGGTCTTTGTCTAATGAATTGAGATAACATGTACAAAATATATAGTGGAATGGCAATGAATAAGAAAACAGAAAAATTGCCAAATCCTGTTTGATACATTGTAATAATGATTCCAACTAAAAATAGTGTAATAATGATGCTATATCGTGGAATTGGTACATCTTTTAAACTTGGGATACGAATGCGGCTCACCATTAAAAATGCGAACGTTACAAATACGGTAATAAGAACGATTTTTGGAATGGTATGTGAAAATAATGTTAAGAAAGCAACAAGCCCTCCCGCTGCTGTAATCGGTACTCCAGTGAAATATTTCATTGAAGTAGAAGATGGTGTTACATTAAATCGTGCTAAACGATATGCTCCGAAAAGAGGGAATAATCCCGCTATGTATAATCCGATGATTCCGTAGTTTGAGAAAGATGTGTAATACATTAAAACAGCAGGTGCTGCACCAAATGTTACGACATCTGCAAGCGAGTCGAGCTCTTTTCCCATTTGTGAATCAACACGTAATAAACGAGCAACACGACCATCAAGACTATCTAACATCATCCCGATAAGTACTAAAATAGCAGCTGATTTATAATATCCTAAAGATGCATAGCCGATTGATAAAAATCCGCTATATAAATTTCCGAGCGTAAATAAGTTTGGAATAGCTGCTCTATACAAAATCTGATCCCTTGCTTTCTGTAATGAATTCTTAATTAGTGTATGAAAGTTTACTTATTTTATCATACCATAAATTTATTCCTCATACGAAAGAAATTACCAATTTGTGAAAGATTTCATAGAAGGATGGTTTGAAAATTAAGTGGAAATAAAAAGAGGAAGCAACTTGTATAAAGTTGCTTCCTTTACTATTCAAATTTTGTTGTCATCGTTCCAGTTTTATATCGATTATTAGGGTCGAAGCGTAATAAATCTCCATAAATTAATTTGTCGGAGAATTTTAATTCCGTTTTTGCTTTTTCAATGTACGGCTGACATAGTGTTATATCAGTTTCTTCACCCGTACCTCTTTTGTAGCACATATTTTTTGTATAAATATATTCGTCAGAAACAAAGCTACCATCACGCATTACCATAAGTGGGTCTTTTTCTTTAATAAATAAGTCAGTT includes:
- the hisB gene encoding imidazoleglycerol-phosphate dehydratase HisB, translating into MRQSSQVRETTETKIKLSLQLDESTNVSIQTGVGFFDHMLTLFARHGRFGLQVEAEGDVFVDAHHTVEDIGIVLGNCLKEALQNKERINRYGSAYVPMDESLGFVAIDISGRSYCVFQGELTNPKLGDFDTELTEEFFRAVAHAANITLHARVLYGSNTHHKIEALFKAFGRALREAVEKNANITGVNSTKGML
- a CDS encoding YozQ family protein, with translation MAKQQNKQNVQGAQQQAYTSETNAASQSVIEEQISDTVAEGTIDVKLGKESQEKA
- a CDS encoding histidinol phosphate phosphatase domain-containing protein, whose amino-acid sequence is MKVDYHLHLEEGPYSIRWLAKINEALECYEPLQERHSIDWLMKTQERLQKRVKEGPFTREWMDLYLEEAVRKGIKEVGIVDHLYRFHEAKGYYEKYVDISDSRLGRIQKEWLDQVRVVSLYDFTKAIEEAKERWSKRGVTLKLGIEADYFTGCEGELKELLGLGDFDYVIGSVHFLNGWGFDNPDTKEYFEEHDLRALYDTFFKTVESAIRTELFDIIAHLDNIKVFNYRLDENEQLSYYKEIASALVEKNTATEINAGLYYRYPVREMCPSPLYLQVLAKYGVPITISSDAHYPNDLGNYVQENVQTLRAHGVTQVATFTKRARVMRSIGEEVTNSK
- the hisH gene encoding imidazole glycerol phosphate synthase subunit HisH is translated as MIAIIDYGMGNIRSVEQALTYIGAEHIVTSDKEEILRSDGVILPGVGAFPKAMEVLEERDLVCVLKEVCDIGKPLLGICLGMQLLFDRSEELKDCSGLGLLPGEIRKLKVSYKIPHMGWNELRKEREFPLWNGLVDGSFVYYVHSYYADCPDEIVCGVSDYGIQVPGFVAKGNVFGAQFHPEKSGEIGMQILKNFQGVVETWKSSQLSI
- the hisF gene encoding imidazole glycerol phosphate synthase subunit HisF; protein product: MLAKRIIPCLDVKEGRVVKGVNFIGLQDVGDPVEIAEAYNEAGADEIVFLDITATHEGRKTIIDVVEKTAAKVFIPLTVGGGISSVKDMYNLLRVGADKVSINSAAVRNPKLIEEGVEHFGSQCIVVAIDARKVAEDKWNVYVNGGRVDTGMDAIEWAKRVVKLGAGEILLTSMDADGTKSGYDLRLTEEISKSVSIPVIASGGCGHTDHIVEVFQKTTVDAALAASIFHYGEATVQSVKRKLRDANVEVRL
- the hisE gene encoding phosphoribosyl-ATP diphosphatase yields the protein MENAFKLLYKTIEERKESPLPESYTNYLFSKGEDKILKKIGEECAEVIIACKNNDKEEVVKEMVDVFYHCFVLLAEKNIALEDVMREVKERNGKLSRVGDRREIDTL
- the pssA gene encoding CDP-diacylglycerol--serine O-phosphatidyltransferase yields the protein MYRAAIPNLFTLGNLYSGFLSIGYASLGYYKSAAILVLIGMMLDSLDGRVARLLRVDSQMGKELDSLADVVTFGAAPAVLMYYTSFSNYGIIGLYIAGLFPLFGAYRLARFNVTPSSTSMKYFTGVPITAAGGLVAFLTLFSHTIPKIVLITVFVTFAFLMVSRIRIPSLKDVPIPRYSIIITLFLVGIIITMYQTGFGNFSVFLFIAIPLYILYMLSQFIRQRPSKKTNKEK
- a CDS encoding NAD(P)-dependent oxidoreductase, whose translation is MAKILVAGKIPEIGLELLRDHDVEMYDKEELISIDELTERVKDKDALLSLLSTKVPKEVIDAAPHLKIVANYGAGYDNIDYTYAGEKGIAVTNTPKVSTEATAELTFALLLAAARRIPEGDTLCRTTGFNGWAPLFFLGREVHGKTIGIIGLGEIGKAVAKRAKAFGMDVLYTGPNRKLEAESELGATYVTLEELLQTADFITINCAYNPKLHHMIDEKQFKMMKNTAYIVNASRGPIMNEAALAHALKTNEIEGAALDVFEFEPKITEELKGLKNVVLAPHVGNATFETRDAMAEMAVRNIIAVLNGEEPVTPVNQKVLVTK
- the hisA gene encoding 1-(5-phosphoribosyl)-5-[(5-phosphoribosylamino)methylideneamino]imidazole-4-carboxamide isomerase, coding for MEVFPAIDLKEGRCVRLYQGEFSKEMVMNEDPVAQAIIFEKLGAEILHIVDLDGAIAGESLNLPVIEKICKAVRIPMQVGGGIRSLVAVEKLLSVGVEKVILGTAALYDKSFLEEAVRLYKEKIIVGIDAKNGFVATRGWLDLSEISYINLAKQMESLGVQTIVFTDISKDGTLAGPNFEQLALLQKSVGIRLIASGGVASIQDVKKLNDMNIYGVIIGKALYEKTIDLEEVLQVTKLC
- the hisI gene encoding phosphoribosyl-AMP cyclohydrolase; protein product: MKPNFSKGLIPAIVIEEGTKEVLMLAYMNEEAYEKTLETKRTWFYSRSRQSLWNKGETSGNVQYVQSLYLDCDHDSIVVNVKQVGPACHTGEKTCFHYQII